The window CGCGGGGACCAGCCGGAGTACGTCGTCTCCGAACTGCTGCTGCTGATCGTGCTGCAGGGCGGGGCGGTGGTGGCGGGGACCTGGGGCAGGCGCCTGTTCGAGCGATCCGTGGCCGAACGGGCCCAGCGTCTGCACGACCTGTCCGAGCAGCGCCGCGCGATCGCCCGCGAACTGCACGACACCGGGGTGCGAGCCATGACGGAGGTGGTGATGCTCGCGGAGAACGGCGCCCTGCGGCCGGACGCCGCACCCGGCACGGCCCAGGAGTTCGGTCGCATCTCCAGCACCTCCCGCCAGGACTGGAAGGGGTGAGGGAACGGCTCGCCGCCGTGGGCGGCAGTCTGGAGGCCCGCAGCGAAGGCACCACTTTCCTCACCCGCATCGAGATACCCGGGGAGATTCGATGACCACTGTGATGATCTGCGACGACGACCCGATCGTGCGGGCCGCCCTGGCCTCGTACCTGGACCGGGAGAGCGACCTCTCCGTGGTGGCCGCCGTGGACTGCGCCGAACAGGCGCTGGAGGTGCTGGATGAACACAGCCCCGATGTGGTGCTGATGGACATCGCACTTCCCGGCCAGGACGGCCTGGAGGCCACTGCCCGGATCCGGGAGCAGCGTCCGCAGTCCTCCGTGCTGGTGCTGACCACCTTCGGGACCGACGAGCACCTTCGGGCGGCCCTGGCCGCCGGGGCCAGCGGCTTCCTGCTGAAGACCACGGCGGCAGCGGCACTGGTCGCGGCGGTGCGGGCAGCGGCTTCCCATGCCGGCACCGTGATCACCCCTGAGCTGGCGCACCAGATGGCGGGCGAGCAGCCGGCCGATGCCGCCGGCGCCCTGGTCGACGCGGAGGCGATCGCGCAGCTCGGGCTCATCGAGCGGGAGCAGGAGGTGCTGGTGCTGCTGCGCCAGGCGGAGTCCAACGCCGGGAT is drawn from Brachybacterium muris and contains these coding sequences:
- a CDS encoding response regulator transcription factor, with product MTTVMICDDDPIVRAALASYLDRESDLSVVAAVDCAEQALEVLDEHSPDVVLMDIALPGQDGLEATARIREQRPQSSVLVLTTFGTDEHLRAALAAGASGFLLKTTAAAALVAAVRAAASHAGTVITPELAHQMAGEQPADAAGALVDAEAIAQLGLIEREQEVLVLLRQAESNAGIAEKLTLSESTVKTHVSSLMAKLGCSSRLQVALTAFERGLATPPHP